In a single window of the Chionomys nivalis chromosome 11, mChiNiv1.1, whole genome shotgun sequence genome:
- the Cdc42 gene encoding cell division control protein 42 homolog isoform X2 has translation MQTIKCVVVGDGAVGKTCLLISYTTNKFPSEYVPTVFDNYAVTVMIGGEPYTLGLFDTAGQEDYDRLRPLSYPQTDVFLVCFSVVSPSSFENVKEKWVPEITHHCPKTPFLLVGTQIDLRDDPSTIEKLAKNKQKPITPETAEKLARDLKAVKYVECSALTQRGLKNVFDEAILAALEPPETQPKRKCCIF, from the exons ATGCAGACAATTAAGTGTGTTGTTGTCGGTGATGGTGCTGTTGGTAAAACATGTCTCCTGATATCCTATACAACGAACAAATTTCCATCAGAATATGTACCAACT gttTTCGACAACTATGCAGTTACAGTTATGATTGGTGGAGAGCCATATACTCTTGGACTTTTTGATACTGCAG GGCAAGAGGATTATGACAGATTACGACCGCTGAGTTACCCACAAACAGACGTTTTTCTAGTATGTTTTTCAGTGGTTTCTCCATCctcatttgaaaatgtgaaagaaaag tGGGTGCCTGAGATAACTCACCACTGTCCAAAGACTCCTTTCTTGCTTGTTGGGACCCAAATTGATCTCAGAGATGATCCCTCTACTATTGAGAAACTTGCCAAGAACAAACAGAAGCCTATCACTCCAGAGACTGCTGAAAAGCTGGCCCGGGATCTGAAGGCTGTCAAGTATGTGGAATGCTCTGCCCTCACACAG AGAGGTCTGAAGAATGTGTTTGATGAGGCTATCCTAGCTGCCCTCGAGCCTCCGGAAACTCAACCCAAAAGGAAGTGCTGTATATTCTAA
- the Cdc42 gene encoding cell division control protein 42 homolog isoform X1 produces the protein MQTIKCVVVGDGAVGKTCLLISYTTNKFPSEYVPTVFDNYAVTVMIGGEPYTLGLFDTAGQEDYDRLRPLSYPQTDVFLVCFSVVSPSSFENVKEKWVPEITHHCPKTPFLLVGTQIDLRDDPSTIEKLAKNKQKPITPETAEKLARDLKAVKYVECSALTQKGLKNVFDEAILAALEPPEPKKSRRCVLL, from the exons ATGCAGACAATTAAGTGTGTTGTTGTCGGTGATGGTGCTGTTGGTAAAACATGTCTCCTGATATCCTATACAACGAACAAATTTCCATCAGAATATGTACCAACT gttTTCGACAACTATGCAGTTACAGTTATGATTGGTGGAGAGCCATATACTCTTGGACTTTTTGATACTGCAG GGCAAGAGGATTATGACAGATTACGACCGCTGAGTTACCCACAAACAGACGTTTTTCTAGTATGTTTTTCAGTGGTTTCTCCATCctcatttgaaaatgtgaaagaaaag tGGGTGCCTGAGATAACTCACCACTGTCCAAAGACTCCTTTCTTGCTTGTTGGGACCCAAATTGATCTCAGAGATGATCCCTCTACTATTGAGAAACTTGCCAAGAACAAACAGAAGCCTATCACTCCAGAGACTGCTGAAAAGCTGGCCCGGGATCTGAAGGCTGTCAAGTATGTGGAATGCTCTGCCCTCACACAG AAAGGCCTAAAGAATGTGTTTGATGAAGCAATATTGGCTGCCCTGGAGCCTCCAGAACCGAAGAAGAGCCGCAGGTGTGTGCTGCTATGA